In one window of Prevotella sp. E13-17 DNA:
- a CDS encoding RagB/SusD family nutrient uptake outer membrane protein: MKKIFATCIMSLASASVLLTSCADELDSDKYFEDRKTLETVFTSRQQSEEWLAYAYSFMTNELADVIGKGNGHYHCFADDMYYGDRDPQYGDDGEYRHTYNAFKLGEYDEDTGYWAWEKAYKGIFQASVFIHNIDKNPQMTEEERIDRKGQARFARAYYYWLLLRKYGPVPIMPDDGVDYTQNYEAVSIPRSTYEECAVYIATEMEQAAKEIQYWKRDPLNIVRPTKGACLAARALAYVYAASPLANGQLKNGKHDPAVKDDIAKLLTNFDGTHLLSLEYDESKWARAAAACRDLMECEAGYELYHAPYNTVATFDRDATIDPPADGNFSTKNWPEGWADIDPYLSYRQIFDGEVGMADNPELIFTRGYNMCDDINNSITSLVAHQLPSSLNGWNAHGMTQKMVDAYYMNDGSDVPGKDSEMNGGNGSERVQGWTTAKNYRQYPPLAPNVSLQYANREPRFYASVAFNGSKWWDTNPSHTTSGTYSAVFYYRGGDNGYTNSTRYLRTGIGIKKWVNPHDYRSTNGDYDHIQRKYETAIRYADILLMYAECLNELTQSYTIDSWDGSKQYTISRDVSEIKRGIQPVRIRAGVPDYTAAEYADRDVLREKIKRERMIELMGEGKRYYDLRRWMDAQVEESKIIYGCNIMMTAAQKDDFQKIVPITSLPTTFSEKMYFWPIRKAELKRNYKLTQNPGWQYYD, translated from the coding sequence ATGAAAAAGATATTTGCAACATGTATCATGTCATTAGCTAGCGCAAGTGTGCTACTGACAAGTTGTGCCGACGAGCTGGATTCGGATAAGTATTTTGAGGACCGTAAGACACTGGAGACGGTCTTCACCAGCAGACAGCAGTCGGAAGAATGGCTGGCTTACGCCTATTCATTCATGACAAACGAGCTTGCCGACGTCATCGGTAAAGGCAATGGTCACTATCATTGTTTTGCTGACGACATGTACTACGGCGACCGTGACCCACAGTATGGAGACGATGGCGAGTACCGCCACACCTACAATGCCTTCAAACTGGGCGAATATGATGAAGACACTGGTTATTGGGCTTGGGAGAAAGCCTATAAAGGTATTTTCCAGGCATCAGTATTCATCCACAACATCGACAAGAACCCACAGATGACCGAAGAGGAGCGCATCGACCGCAAGGGTCAGGCACGTTTTGCACGTGCTTACTACTACTGGCTGTTGCTCCGCAAATATGGTCCTGTGCCCATCATGCCCGATGATGGTGTCGACTATACTCAGAACTACGAGGCCGTTTCTATTCCTCGCAGCACCTATGAAGAGTGCGCCGTATATATTGCAACGGAGATGGAACAGGCTGCCAAGGAGATTCAGTATTGGAAGCGTGACCCCCTGAACATCGTTCGTCCTACCAAGGGTGCCTGTCTCGCTGCACGTGCTTTAGCCTACGTCTATGCAGCCAGCCCTCTGGCCAACGGACAGCTGAAAAACGGCAAGCATGATCCTGCTGTCAAGGATGACATTGCCAAGCTGTTGACCAACTTCGACGGTACTCATCTGCTCAGCCTTGAGTACGACGAGTCTAAATGGGCACGCGCAGCTGCCGCTTGTCGCGACCTGATGGAATGCGAAGCAGGCTACGAGCTTTACCACGCTCCTTATAACACGGTTGCCACCTTCGACCGCGATGCAACCATTGATCCCCCTGCAGACGGCAATTTCTCTACCAAGAACTGGCCAGAAGGTTGGGCCGACATCGACCCCTACCTGAGCTATCGTCAGATTTTCGACGGTGAGGTTGGTATGGCCGACAATCCTGAGCTGATCTTCACGCGTGGTTACAACATGTGCGACGATATCAACAACTCTATCACTTCGCTGGTGGCTCACCAATTGCCATCATCACTGAATGGTTGGAATGCTCACGGCATGACCCAGAAGATGGTTGATGCCTACTACATGAATGATGGCAGCGATGTCCCAGGTAAGGATAGCGAGATGAATGGCGGTAATGGTTCTGAACGCGTACAGGGTTGGACCACTGCCAAGAACTACCGTCAGTATCCTCCTCTGGCTCCCAACGTATCACTTCAGTACGCTAACCGCGAGCCCCGTTTCTATGCATCTGTAGCATTCAATGGTTCTAAGTGGTGGGACACCAACCCCAGCCACACCACCAGCGGTACTTACAGTGCAGTCTTCTACTATCGTGGCGGTGACAATGGTTACACCAACTCTACTCGTTACCTGCGCACAGGTATCGGTATCAAGAAATGGGTGAACCCACACGACTATCGTTCAACCAATGGCGACTACGATCATATCCAGAGAAAGTACGAGACAGCCATTCGCTACGCCGACATCCTGTTGATGTATGCTGAATGTCTGAACGAGCTGACTCAGAGCTACACCATCGACTCATGGGATGGTTCTAAGCAGTACACGATCTCGCGCGATGTGTCTGAAATCAAACGTGGTATCCAGCCCGTACGCATCCGTGCCGGTGTGCCCGACTATACCGCTGCTGAATATGCCGATCGCGATGTGCTCCGCGAGAAGATTAAGCGTGAGCGTATGATTGAGCTGATGGGTGAAGGCAAGCGCTACTACGACCTGCGTCGCTGGATGGACGCACAGGTTGAGGAGTCAAAGATCATCTACGGTTGCAACATCATGATGACGGCAGCCCAGAAGGACGACTTCCAGAAGATTGTGCCCATCACCAGTCTGCCGACCACCTTCTCAGAGAAAATGTATTTCTGGCCCATTCGCAAAGCAGAGTTGAAGCGCAACTATAAGCTCACTCAGAATCCTGGATGGCAGTATTATGACTAA
- a CDS encoding IPT/TIG domain-containing protein, translated as MVSCNDDDNEDANIPFDSSKAVTITDFTPKEGGVSQKMLIFGENFGVDTALVKVTIGGKNAVVVNVKPTVIYCFVPAGALGGDINVTIGNEETGYQSAVASEKFNYERKMVLSTLTGSRNESGDDPWNPGSVGIAVPFSEATGFRDDAFMKWDPLYPERLYIIYDNGGPGIQMLDMNKKTVQLVMSKAACFQDKRLRTIDFADDPYTGEKAKYMIVSTDRDDNGQQSTSVWIVTRNYDGTFNNSSPRQVLAAYKQCNGASIHPRNGELYFNSYESGQVYRLDMKRYFETQQPDYEGDPWKPSLADGAFEKIFSIQDNGWEFQIDIHPSGKYAYIVVINHHYILRSDYNEETKCFSAPYVFAGDMNNAGWVEGVGANARMNRPYQGCFVKNPEYVAEGRDDVYDFYFCDNQNHCVRYLTPEGLVRTFAGRGTSSITDNNMWGTEDGDLREVARFRDPTGIAYNEETNTFYILDTVGHKVRMISMEGEE; from the coding sequence ATGGTCTCATGCAACGATGACGACAATGAGGATGCCAACATCCCATTTGACAGTTCAAAGGCTGTAACCATTACCGACTTTACGCCGAAAGAAGGTGGTGTGAGCCAGAAGATGCTCATCTTTGGTGAGAACTTTGGTGTTGACACCGCTTTGGTGAAAGTAACCATTGGTGGTAAGAATGCGGTGGTTGTCAACGTGAAGCCTACTGTGATTTACTGTTTCGTACCCGCAGGTGCACTTGGTGGCGACATCAATGTGACCATCGGTAACGAAGAGACTGGCTATCAGAGCGCAGTAGCATCAGAGAAGTTCAACTACGAACGCAAGATGGTGCTGAGCACACTGACCGGTTCACGTAATGAGTCTGGTGACGACCCCTGGAACCCTGGTTCTGTAGGCATCGCCGTTCCCTTCTCTGAGGCAACCGGTTTCCGCGATGACGCCTTCATGAAGTGGGACCCCCTCTACCCTGAGCGTCTCTACATTATTTACGACAATGGTGGCCCTGGCATCCAGATGCTGGACATGAACAAGAAGACCGTGCAGCTGGTTATGTCAAAGGCCGCTTGTTTCCAAGACAAGCGTCTGCGCACCATCGACTTTGCCGACGACCCCTACACAGGCGAGAAGGCCAAGTACATGATTGTATCTACCGACCGCGACGACAATGGTCAGCAGTCAACCAGCGTATGGATTGTGACTCGCAACTACGACGGTACATTCAACAACAGTTCTCCTCGTCAGGTACTGGCTGCCTACAAGCAGTGTAACGGTGCATCAATCCACCCCCGCAATGGCGAGCTCTACTTCAACAGTTATGAGAGTGGTCAGGTTTACCGTCTGGACATGAAACGTTATTTCGAGACCCAGCAGCCCGACTACGAAGGCGATCCCTGGAAGCCCTCTTTGGCCGACGGCGCTTTTGAGAAGATTTTCAGCATTCAGGACAATGGCTGGGAATTCCAGATTGACATTCACCCCTCAGGTAAATATGCTTATATCGTAGTCATCAACCACCACTACATTCTGCGTTCTGACTACAACGAAGAGACCAAATGCTTCTCGGCTCCTTATGTATTCGCTGGCGACATGAACAACGCTGGCTGGGTTGAAGGTGTAGGTGCCAATGCACGAATGAATCGTCCTTACCAGGGCTGCTTCGTCAAGAACCCCGAATATGTAGCTGAAGGCCGTGACGATGTTTACGACTTCTACTTCTGCGACAACCAGAACCACTGTGTTCGCTATCTGACACCAGAAGGTCTGGTACGTACCTTTGCCGGTCGTGGTACTTCTTCTATCACCGACAACAACATGTGGGGTACTGAAGATGGTGACCTGCGTGAAGTTGCTCGTTTCCGCGACCCGACAGGTATTGCATACAATGAGGAGACAAACACCTTCTATATTCTGGATACCGTAGGCCATAAGGTCCGCATGATTTCCATGGAAGGCGAAGAATAG
- a CDS encoding family 43 glycosylhydrolase, translating into MKTAYFLIGILSFASVLLGCDHHKDLSGDNSKLVFAAGYYPQVAVWNQHYYYTMQIPSADSIILWKSDSPETLAQGERQCVWHADSMQHIWSPEIHRINNKWYIYFEADGGNTDFHQLYVLENSSADPLKGKFELKGAIVTNEEWNFGLHPTSVQVRGQQYLLWSGWPHRRKETETQCIYMAKMENPWTLGSERVMLSEPEYEWERQWINPDGLRSNYPIYVNENPEAFITPDGRYVCVCYSASGIWTVYHSLGMLYARTDADLLDPASWTKVEEPLFRAQKDTCIYWLSSNVCVFPSADGHTNYMLYESRWLDSNRHDHRDVRIKSMSFNEEGLPEFGQP; encoded by the coding sequence ATGAAGACAGCATACTTTCTTATTGGTATTTTGAGCTTTGCAAGTGTCTTGTTAGGATGCGATCATCATAAGGACCTCAGTGGCGACAACTCAAAACTGGTTTTTGCGGCAGGCTACTATCCTCAGGTAGCAGTATGGAATCAACACTATTATTATACCATGCAGATTCCTTCTGCCGATAGCATCATCTTGTGGAAGTCTGACAGCCCAGAAACTTTGGCACAGGGAGAGCGCCAATGTGTGTGGCATGCTGATTCGATGCAGCATATATGGTCACCGGAAATCCACCGTATTAATAATAAATGGTATATCTATTTCGAAGCAGACGGAGGCAATACTGACTTTCATCAGCTTTACGTGCTGGAAAACAGTTCGGCCGATCCTTTGAAGGGTAAGTTTGAACTGAAGGGTGCCATCGTGACCAACGAAGAGTGGAACTTTGGTTTGCATCCCACCTCTGTGCAGGTTCGCGGTCAGCAATACTTGTTGTGGTCTGGTTGGCCCCATCGCCGCAAAGAGACCGAGACACAGTGCATCTATATGGCTAAGATGGAGAACCCATGGACGCTGGGTTCTGAGCGTGTGATGCTTTCTGAACCAGAATACGAGTGGGAACGTCAGTGGATCAATCCCGATGGCTTGCGTTCAAACTATCCTATCTATGTTAACGAGAACCCCGAGGCATTCATAACCCCCGATGGTCGCTATGTTTGTGTGTGCTATTCGGCCAGTGGCATCTGGACGGTCTATCACTCTTTGGGTATGCTCTATGCACGAACTGATGCCGATTTGCTCGACCCAGCTTCTTGGACAAAGGTGGAGGAACCATTGTTCCGTGCACAGAAAGATACTTGCATCTATTGGCTTTCGTCTAATGTCTGCGTGTTTCCGTCGGCCGATGGGCATACCAACTATATGCTCTACGAAAGCAGATGGTTAGACTCTAACCGTCATGACCACCGTGATGTGCGTATCAAGTCGATGTCGTTCAACGAGGAAGGACTGCCCGAATTCGGACAGCCCTGA
- a CDS encoding glutaminase family protein, with protein sequence MKKVFLFGAMFLGALAAKAQGQDTFKPYQPTDLRLPSVPLIVSDPYFSIWSPYNELNEGTTRHWTNDEKPMQGFLRVDGQTYCFMGADRERYETIIPMANEEAWTARYTREKQANGWQKNDFDDSKWDEGKAAFGSPDLSNVRTHWSKENSDLYVRRTINIDAKDLNEDLVLTYSHDDVFEIFINGTKVASTGEIWREGVTLKLDSKLKKLLKPGKNIIAAHCHNTTGGAYTDFGIFKVKKADAYNIQQATQKSVDVLATSSYYTFTCGPVELDLVFTAPMLIDDYDLLSAPANYISYQVRSTDGQAHNVQLMLTASPLMAVNKADQPTISSIVEKKGTKYACTGTIEQPILAKTGDGICIDWGYFYLPAINGDVAIACENDLKSNFTKNGKMPQSKQSVTAQKENEMPTLAYCHNFGTTKQASSYAIMGYDEIWDIEYFYKRYKGYWAHEGSVTIFDMIDRLNREYSGIMKRCRQLDKQIYDDGMKAGNKQYAEILSGSYRHVIAAHKLFRDDEGNLLFFSKENNSNGCVNTVDLTYPEAPLFLCYNPELQKGMMTSIFEYSYTGRWTKPFAAHDLGQYPKANKQVYGGDMPLEEAGNMLTLAAMLCKLDGNTGYVNKYWDIITTWADYLSENGQDPSNQLCTDDFAGHWAHNANLSVKAIMGVAAYAEMARMKGLDDVADKYMARAKEMATIWERDAREGDHYRLAFDRKNTWSQKYNMVWDKLWNLNLFPNGAMERDMKYYLTKQNKYGLPLDIRRDYTKSDWIMWTAAMAKDNKTFLKFVDPLYKYINETESRVPISDWHDTKSGLMTGFKARSVIGGYWMKVLADKLQEQ encoded by the coding sequence ATGAAAAAAGTATTTCTATTTGGAGCAATGTTCCTCGGTGCTCTTGCAGCAAAAGCTCAAGGCCAGGATACATTCAAGCCCTATCAACCGACAGACCTCCGTCTGCCTTCGGTTCCTCTTATTGTGTCTGACCCATATTTCTCTATATGGTCACCCTACAATGAGCTGAACGAAGGAACCACGCGTCACTGGACCAACGATGAGAAGCCCATGCAGGGTTTCTTGCGCGTTGATGGCCAGACATATTGTTTTATGGGCGCAGACCGTGAGCGCTACGAAACCATCATCCCTATGGCCAACGAGGAAGCTTGGACAGCTCGCTACACTCGTGAGAAGCAGGCCAATGGATGGCAGAAGAACGACTTCGACGATAGCAAATGGGACGAGGGCAAGGCCGCATTCGGTTCGCCCGACCTGAGCAATGTCCGTACACACTGGAGCAAGGAGAATAGCGACCTCTATGTGCGCCGCACCATCAACATCGATGCAAAGGACCTGAACGAAGATCTCGTGCTGACTTACTCTCACGACGATGTTTTCGAGATTTTCATCAATGGCACAAAAGTTGCCAGCACTGGCGAAATCTGGCGCGAGGGTGTTACCCTTAAGCTGGACAGCAAGCTGAAGAAGCTTCTGAAGCCTGGCAAGAACATCATTGCTGCACACTGCCACAACACCACTGGCGGTGCTTACACTGACTTTGGAATTTTCAAGGTTAAGAAGGCTGATGCCTACAACATCCAGCAGGCTACCCAGAAGTCTGTTGACGTACTGGCCACCTCTTCTTATTATACATTCACTTGCGGTCCTGTTGAACTCGACCTGGTGTTCACAGCTCCTATGCTGATTGACGATTATGACTTGCTGTCGGCTCCTGCCAACTACATCTCATATCAGGTTCGTTCTACAGATGGTCAGGCTCACAACGTACAGCTGATGCTCACAGCCTCTCCTCTGATGGCTGTCAACAAGGCCGACCAGCCCACCATTTCTTCAATTGTTGAGAAGAAGGGAACCAAATATGCTTGCACCGGAACCATCGAGCAGCCCATCCTGGCAAAGACTGGTGATGGTATCTGCATCGACTGGGGTTACTTCTACCTGCCCGCCATCAATGGTGATGTAGCTATTGCCTGCGAGAATGACCTGAAGAGCAACTTCACCAAGAATGGTAAGATGCCACAGAGCAAGCAGAGCGTAACAGCACAGAAAGAGAACGAGATGCCCACACTGGCATACTGCCACAACTTCGGCACCACCAAGCAAGCGTCCAGCTATGCTATCATGGGTTACGATGAGATTTGGGACATTGAATACTTCTACAAGCGCTACAAGGGCTACTGGGCTCATGAGGGCAGCGTAACGATCTTCGACATGATTGACCGTCTGAACCGTGAGTACAGCGGCATCATGAAGCGTTGCCGTCAGTTGGATAAGCAAATTTATGATGATGGTATGAAGGCTGGTAACAAGCAGTATGCAGAAATCCTCTCAGGTTCTTACCGTCACGTGATTGCCGCTCACAAGTTGTTCCGCGACGACGAGGGCAACCTGCTGTTCTTCTCTAAGGAAAACAACTCTAATGGTTGTGTGAACACCGTTGACCTCACCTATCCCGAGGCTCCGCTGTTCCTCTGCTACAACCCCGAACTGCAGAAGGGAATGATGACCAGTATCTTTGAATATAGCTACACTGGCCGTTGGACTAAGCCTTTTGCTGCTCACGATCTGGGTCAGTATCCTAAGGCCAACAAGCAGGTATATGGTGGCGACATGCCTCTGGAGGAGGCCGGCAACATGCTGACACTGGCTGCTATGCTCTGCAAACTGGACGGAAACACTGGTTACGTGAATAAGTACTGGGACATCATCACCACTTGGGCAGACTATCTCTCTGAGAACGGTCAGGATCCTTCAAACCAGCTCTGTACCGACGACTTTGCTGGTCACTGGGCTCACAATGCCAACCTCTCTGTAAAGGCAATCATGGGTGTTGCTGCCTATGCCGAGATGGCTCGTATGAAGGGTCTCGACGATGTAGCAGACAAATACATGGCTCGTGCCAAGGAGATGGCAACCATCTGGGAGCGTGACGCTCGCGAGGGCGACCACTACCGTCTGGCCTTCGACCGCAAGAACACTTGGAGTCAGAAGTACAATATGGTATGGGACAAGCTGTGGAACCTGAACCTCTTCCCCAACGGTGCTATGGAGCGCGACATGAAGTACTATCTCACCAAGCAGAACAAGTACGGACTTCCTCTGGATATTCGTCGTGACTACACCAAGAGCGACTGGATTATGTGGACCGCAGCCATGGCTAAGGACAACAAGACCTTCCTGAAGTTTGTGGATCCCCTCTACAAATACATCAACGAAACAGAAAGCCGCGTACCTATCAGTGACTGGCACGACACTAAGTCAGGTCTGATGACTGGCTTCAAGGCACGTTCTGTAATCGGTGGTTACTGGATGAAGGTTCTGGCCGACAAGTTGCAAGAACAATAA
- a CDS encoding TonB-dependent receptor, protein MKKYIALLLISLCTSMSALAQKDIEVSGHVVDGDGEPLIGANVVVKDVKGLGVITDIDGFYKIKVKEYQTLVFSYIGFGTKEVMVKGDTKTINVKMVEERINAVDEVVVTGMGTQKKLTVTGAVTNVNMDDLKHFSSSNLSNTLAGNVPGIIAMQTSGQPGRNTSEFWIRGISTFGAGAKAYILVDGFERDNINDLNIEDIESFSVLKDASATAIYGSKGANGVILITTKHGKAGKIQVNGKVETSYNTRTKTPEFVDGITYANLVNEARLTRNQPRYYQPEEIDIIRTGIDPDLYPNVDWMDLLLKDGAWSNRANVNLSGGGNTSRYYASVSFVNDEGMYKTDKTLKDKYDTNANYKRWNYRLNVDIDITPTTLLKLGISGDLSKRNSPGMLRTRSKEDIEDSQNQMDVWVNDDDIWGQLFGYNPLLSPIVYSNGYMPMINIGRGNSAMINPWVSATQSGYNENWSNNLQSNVTLEQDLKFITPGLKFTGRFGFDTYNSNWISHQQAPALYSAFPRNTQTGEITYDRVFDQSDMKQSSGSDGSRREFIDLLLHWDRKFAKVHNVGANLKYTQDSYIQTQNIGDDIKNSIAKKNMALAGQVTYNYNNRYFADFNFGYNGSENFADNHRFGFFPAWSLAWNIGEEKLVQETCPWINMLKIRFSHGKVGNDNLGNERFPYLYTLGNTDAGWNWGNGHVNGIHYTQVASPNVTWEVAKKNDLGLDIVVWNNRFSLTVDYFHEKRTGIYMARNYLPWSTGLESSPRANVGAVKSEGFDGNFKYEETFGEVRLTARGNITYSKNTILDHDVENNVYPYQYTRGYRVDQVRGLIAEGLFKDYDDIRNSPRQDFGQVQPGDIKYKDVNGDGVINDGDVVAIGATRTPNLIYGLGLSVMYKNFDINLHFQGAGKSTFLINGMCVYAFSNNNYGQIFKGMLDNRYVDAQTAAQLGIPANEDPNADYPRLTYGNNNNNNRASSFWLRDGRYLRLKNVDLGYTLPKTLVNKAHLNQVRFFLQATNLLTFSKFKTWDPEMASSTGQNYPITKAVTLGVQVNL, encoded by the coding sequence ATGAAAAAGTACATTGCATTACTATTGATATCACTCTGCACTTCCATGAGTGCTTTGGCACAAAAGGACATCGAGGTATCTGGTCATGTCGTTGACGGAGACGGTGAACCCTTGATTGGTGCCAACGTAGTGGTAAAGGATGTGAAAGGCCTCGGTGTCATCACAGACATTGACGGTTTCTACAAAATAAAAGTGAAGGAGTACCAGACACTGGTATTCTCATACATTGGTTTCGGTACCAAGGAAGTGATGGTCAAGGGCGACACTAAGACCATCAACGTGAAGATGGTAGAAGAGCGCATCAATGCCGTTGACGAAGTCGTTGTCACCGGTATGGGTACGCAGAAGAAACTGACCGTAACAGGTGCTGTGACCAATGTGAACATGGATGATCTGAAGCACTTCAGCTCATCAAACCTCTCTAACACACTGGCAGGTAACGTGCCAGGTATCATTGCCATGCAGACCTCTGGTCAGCCTGGACGTAACACTTCTGAGTTCTGGATTCGTGGTATCTCTACCTTCGGTGCCGGTGCCAAGGCCTATATCCTGGTAGATGGTTTCGAGCGCGACAACATCAACGACTTGAACATCGAGGATATTGAGTCTTTCTCTGTATTGAAAGATGCTTCTGCTACAGCCATCTACGGTTCAAAAGGTGCTAACGGTGTTATTCTGATCACCACCAAGCACGGTAAGGCAGGTAAGATTCAGGTGAACGGTAAGGTGGAGACATCTTACAACACACGTACCAAGACACCTGAGTTTGTTGACGGTATCACCTATGCCAACCTGGTAAACGAGGCTCGTCTGACCCGCAACCAGCCCCGCTACTATCAGCCCGAGGAAATCGACATCATCCGTACAGGCATCGACCCCGACCTCTATCCTAATGTAGACTGGATGGATCTGCTGCTGAAGGATGGCGCTTGGAGCAATCGCGCCAATGTCAACCTGAGTGGTGGTGGTAACACTTCTCGTTACTATGCTTCTGTATCTTTCGTTAACGATGAGGGTATGTACAAGACCGACAAGACCCTGAAGGACAAGTACGACACCAATGCCAACTACAAGCGTTGGAACTATCGTTTGAATGTGGATATCGACATCACCCCAACGACCTTGCTGAAGCTGGGTATCTCTGGCGACCTGTCAAAGCGTAACAGCCCAGGTATGCTGAGAACACGTTCGAAGGAAGATATCGAAGACAGCCAGAACCAGATGGACGTTTGGGTAAACGATGACGATATCTGGGGACAGTTGTTCGGTTACAACCCCCTTCTCTCTCCTATTGTATATAGCAATGGCTACATGCCTATGATCAACATTGGTCGTGGCAACTCAGCCATGATCAACCCATGGGTATCTGCAACGCAGTCTGGTTACAATGAGAACTGGAGCAACAACTTGCAGAGCAACGTCACTCTGGAACAGGATCTGAAGTTCATCACTCCTGGTCTGAAGTTCACCGGACGTTTCGGTTTCGATACCTACAACAGCAACTGGATCAGCCACCAGCAGGCTCCTGCCCTCTACTCGGCATTCCCACGTAACACACAGACTGGCGAGATCACCTACGACCGTGTATTCGATCAGAGCGATATGAAGCAGAGCTCAGGCAGCGACGGTTCTCGTCGTGAGTTCATCGACCTGCTGTTGCACTGGGACCGTAAGTTTGCCAAGGTTCACAATGTAGGTGCTAACCTGAAATACACGCAGGACTCTTACATCCAGACTCAGAATATCGGTGACGACATCAAGAACAGTATTGCCAAAAAGAACATGGCTTTGGCTGGTCAGGTGACCTATAACTACAACAACCGCTACTTTGCCGACTTCAACTTCGGTTACAACGGTTCCGAGAACTTTGCTGACAACCACCGCTTCGGTTTCTTCCCCGCCTGGTCATTGGCATGGAATATCGGTGAGGAGAAGCTCGTACAGGAAACCTGCCCATGGATCAACATGTTGAAGATTCGCTTCTCTCATGGTAAGGTCGGTAACGACAACCTGGGCAACGAGCGTTTCCCCTACCTCTATACTCTGGGCAACACCGACGCTGGTTGGAACTGGGGCAACGGCCACGTCAATGGTATTCACTACACCCAGGTAGCTTCTCCCAACGTCACATGGGAAGTTGCTAAGAAGAACGACCTCGGTCTTGACATCGTGGTATGGAACAACCGTTTCTCTCTGACCGTCGATTACTTCCACGAGAAGCGTACCGGCATCTACATGGCACGTAACTACCTGCCTTGGAGCACAGGTCTTGAGAGTTCACCTCGCGCCAACGTTGGTGCTGTGAAGTCAGAAGGTTTCGATGGTAACTTCAAGTACGAGGAGACCTTTGGCGAGGTTCGTCTGACTGCACGTGGTAACATCACCTATAGTAAGAACACCATTCTCGACCACGACGTTGAAAACAACGTTTATCCCTATCAGTACACACGTGGCTATCGTGTTGACCAGGTTCGCGGTCTGATTGCAGAAGGTCTGTTCAAAGACTACGACGACATTCGCAACAGTCCTCGTCAGGACTTCGGTCAGGTACAGCCTGGTGACATCAAGTATAAGGACGTCAACGGTGACGGTGTCATCAACGACGGTGACGTAGTTGCCATCGGTGCAACCCGCACACCTAACCTGATCTACGGTCTCGGTCTGTCTGTGATGTACAAGAACTTCGACATCAACCTGCACTTCCAGGGCGCCGGCAAGTCAACTTTCCTGATTAACGGTATGTGTGTGTATGCATTCAGCAACAACAACTACGGTCAGATTTTCAAAGGCATGCTGGACAACCGTTATGTCGATGCACAGACTGCAGCACAGCTGGGTATCCCTGCCAACGAGGATCCTAATGCAGACTATCCCCGTCTGACCTATGGTAATAACAATAACAACAACCGTGCTTCTAGCTTCTGGCTGCGCGACGGTCGCTACCTGCGTCTGAAGAACGTTGACCTTGGCTACACACTGCCAAAGACACTGGTCAACAAAGCTCACCTGAACCAGGTTCGTTTCTTCCTGCAGGCCACCAACCTGCTCACCTTCTCAAAGTTCAAGACTTGGGATCCAGAAATGGCAAGCTCAACAGGACAGAACTATCCCATCACAAAAGCTGTGACATTGGGTGTACAAGTTAATCTTTAA